From a single Microcoleus sp. FACHB-672 genomic region:
- the cas10d gene encoding type I-D CRISPR-associated protein Cas10d/Csc3 → MAKKSKKLNEEVHQLSLFDQDPEIDNNLAEESEDNWTPDENEDDGFGEPSERTVEPARTELLTLQLLREAIQAQNPDDPVMTDFAEYVLPNLLRVAIGVTAKGGKFFDELDRQREAEGKDKVRRDNAADQSLNTHLLNGLFPANLIEQRLEKMDTTVRRVVRERERRLLVAGFILHDFEKFPGVPDNCRQLSIEQHRQIIDEKVQQLGLDSFINPDDTAAYKNYLDDLLCLAYNAQRRWDTNWNFSEFGLNPVLSDRTLVCLCNLTCLADSLASIIKHPQDAENTRLYELIHALSDGKLKFTYHSIAENRGVLTNVVNNALMEAHTDLNSNDCTYYEPLLFLTTGVIYLARKDAPPVPVETLPERVVSKIKQLCAGQLQRRQTGFGRDGKGMKYAEYYSLFFDDADLMQVALDATLRILNPKKDSVAESRSENLIKFQQMGVLPADYDFSFTDDIRIDQIAEFGDLLSRKIWGERVNKIETACKQDKKLSKLPDLDLVVEIANFWNLSEYLPQIREIQRINESLKEQKLKGNTGGVPYEWYYLAAKYLEQHPGVDDVREICEPTITHVAQLIAPLVSSYQLPDGWDDLRHWVERVVMLLGKAELNTLLAEIFLNELAFYQAAKKSGRGRQLICSISHSPYTVTEQMESSVLFTPQVYTNKQTLRGSNAKRNISSIAGIEMMLRQILMNQTQAVGKKFEDSKYRYLYFYPTYYFTPETNKFLQKAYQNIAQTRFDTKLRNHFISKDLQANFEKHHYQRVDGFIIDEKIDPSKDRTFKLSYPEDQPLTFYFMAMPPGRDGTDTESWVMPAWLAFAFPMILDVKTVVSESPIPPFNDGSEFEESVFLDSAPQAFKVLIKGERFRLDYILEGWTDGDRQYPAPLNVLTAAYAIHLDVNARQGKTGYDPNWGKFSELAKDLETSPLYVFAYLNRWVRNQGVETARIEKIKLYAHRFYPCFDPYVELDKKDAKLKVKNEVKSSMNHPKKLTELYRLFYRANKRYNPKANAVLKPIDVAAETLLKADPSFEGEALVHVVAAEVFKLMDRVRASRAEGFAAISNREEEREAILDFARYFVVDVFEQAFAGDRARLAGRQLNLYKDTCEFLYRLENDRENKVHGNKNAEEESEATEE, encoded by the coding sequence ATGGCTAAAAAAAGCAAAAAATTAAACGAAGAAGTACATCAGCTATCTTTGTTCGATCAAGACCCAGAAATAGATAATAATCTAGCCGAGGAATCAGAAGATAACTGGACACCCGATGAAAATGAAGATGATGGGTTTGGTGAACCCTCAGAGCGCACGGTTGAACCGGCTCGGACTGAGTTACTAACTCTGCAACTCTTGCGGGAAGCTATTCAGGCGCAAAATCCTGATGATCCGGTAATGACAGACTTTGCAGAATATGTATTGCCAAATTTGCTGCGAGTTGCGATTGGTGTAACTGCCAAAGGTGGTAAGTTTTTTGATGAGCTAGATCGCCAGCGTGAAGCAGAAGGGAAAGATAAAGTCAGACGGGATAATGCTGCGGATCAATCTCTCAATACTCACTTGCTGAATGGGTTATTTCCTGCCAATTTAATTGAGCAACGCTTGGAAAAAATGGATACCACTGTGCGGCGGGTGGTGCGAGAGCGAGAACGCCGGCTCTTGGTTGCGGGATTTATTTTGCATGATTTTGAGAAATTCCCAGGCGTCCCAGACAATTGCCGGCAGCTTTCGATTGAACAGCATCGGCAAATAATTGATGAAAAGGTGCAGCAATTAGGTTTAGATAGCTTCATCAACCCTGACGATACCGCAGCCTACAAAAACTATCTTGACGATTTACTCTGTCTGGCTTACAACGCTCAACGTCGGTGGGATACTAACTGGAATTTTTCAGAATTTGGATTAAATCCTGTTTTGAGTGATCGGACGCTTGTATGCCTTTGCAATTTAACTTGCTTGGCTGATTCTCTTGCCTCTATTATCAAGCACCCACAAGATGCAGAAAACACCCGATTGTACGAACTAATTCACGCGTTAAGTGATGGCAAATTGAAATTTACTTATCACAGCATTGCAGAAAATCGAGGCGTCCTGACAAATGTCGTGAATAATGCCTTGATGGAAGCTCACACCGATTTAAATTCTAATGATTGCACTTACTACGAGCCTTTGCTGTTTTTAACAACTGGTGTGATTTATTTAGCGAGAAAAGACGCGCCGCCGGTGCCGGTGGAAACCTTACCAGAAAGAGTGGTAAGCAAGATTAAGCAATTATGTGCTGGTCAGTTACAGCGACGGCAAACCGGCTTCGGCAGGGATGGGAAAGGCATGAAATATGCCGAATACTACAGCTTGTTTTTTGATGACGCAGATTTAATGCAAGTGGCGTTAGATGCAACTTTGCGAATTCTCAATCCTAAAAAAGATTCGGTTGCGGAAAGCCGTAGCGAAAACTTGATAAAATTCCAACAAATGGGGGTTTTGCCGGCAGATTACGATTTTTCTTTTACTGATGACATCCGCATCGATCAAATCGCAGAATTTGGCGACTTATTGAGCCGGAAGATTTGGGGAGAACGAGTCAATAAAATCGAAACTGCTTGCAAGCAAGATAAAAAGTTATCTAAACTCCCCGACCTAGATTTAGTTGTTGAAATTGCTAATTTCTGGAATCTCTCAGAATACTTACCCCAAATTCGAGAAATTCAGCGAATTAACGAAAGCCTGAAGGAACAAAAACTCAAAGGCAATACCGGCGGCGTTCCTTACGAATGGTATTACCTGGCAGCAAAATATCTCGAACAGCATCCAGGGGTAGATGATGTGCGGGAGATTTGCGAACCCACGATCACCCATGTCGCACAGCTTATTGCACCGCTTGTCTCATCGTATCAATTGCCGGATGGTTGGGATGACTTGCGCCACTGGGTAGAGCGAGTCGTGATGCTTCTGGGAAAAGCAGAATTAAATACTTTGCTGGCAGAGATATTTCTGAATGAGCTAGCCTTCTATCAAGCTGCCAAAAAATCTGGACGGGGACGACAGTTAATTTGCTCAATTTCTCATTCCCCGTACACGGTTACCGAGCAAATGGAATCATCGGTTTTGTTCACTCCGCAAGTTTATACCAATAAACAAACGCTGCGAGGATCGAACGCGAAACGCAATATCTCCAGCATTGCCGGCATTGAAATGATGCTGAGGCAAATTTTGATGAACCAAACTCAGGCAGTGGGCAAAAAATTTGAAGATAGTAAGTACCGCTATCTCTACTTTTATCCCACCTATTACTTCACTCCAGAAACTAACAAATTTCTGCAAAAAGCCTACCAAAATATTGCCCAAACTCGGTTTGATACAAAGCTTCGCAATCACTTTATCAGCAAGGATTTGCAGGCTAATTTTGAAAAACACCATTATCAAAGAGTCGATGGCTTTATCATTGATGAAAAAATAGATCCCAGCAAAGACCGTACTTTTAAACTCTCCTACCCAGAAGACCAGCCTTTGACCTTCTATTTCATGGCAATGCCTCCGGGACGAGATGGAACGGATACAGAATCTTGGGTGATGCCGGCTTGGTTAGCCTTTGCTTTTCCGATGATTCTAGATGTAAAAACTGTAGTTTCTGAATCGCCAATTCCGCCGTTTAATGATGGTTCTGAATTCGAGGAAAGTGTATTTCTTGACAGTGCGCCCCAAGCCTTCAAAGTTCTGATAAAAGGTGAGCGGTTCCGTTTAGATTACATTCTTGAAGGCTGGACAGATGGCGATAGACAATACCCGGCACCTTTAAATGTTCTCACTGCTGCTTATGCTATTCATCTGGATGTCAACGCTCGCCAGGGGAAAACTGGTTATGACCCTAACTGGGGGAAATTTTCTGAACTGGCTAAGGATCTTGAAACCAGTCCGCTTTACGTTTTTGCGTATCTAAATCGATGGGTTCGCAATCAAGGAGTTGAAACGGCTCGGATTGAGAAAATCAAACTCTATGCCCATCGCTTTTATCCTTGTTTCGATCCTTACGTTGAATTGGACAAAAAAGATGCAAAGTTAAAGGTAAAAAATGAGGTGAAATCCAGCATGAACCATCCGAAAAAATTGACGGAACTATATCGTCTATTTTACCGTGCTAATAAGCGCTACAATCCCAAGGCAAATGCGGTTTTAAAACCGATAGATGTGGCCGCAGAGACCCTTCTCAAAGCCGATCCAAGTTTTGAAGGCGAGGCATTAGTTCATGTAGTTGCGGCAGAAGTATTTAAGTTAATGGATCGCGTGCGCGCTTCGCGTGCGGAAGGCTTTGCGGCGATAAGCAACCGAGAGGAAGAACGCGAAGCGATTTTAGACTTTGCTCGCTACTTCGTTGTGGATGTGTTTGAGCAAGCCTTTGCCGGCGATCGCGCTCGTTTAGCTGGCCGTCAGCTTAACTTGTACAAAGATACGTGCGAATTTTTATATCGTTTGGAGAACGATAGAGAGAATAAAGTGCACGGCAACAAAAATGCCGAGGAAGAATCCGAGGCAACAGAGGAATAG
- the cas3 gene encoding type I-D CRISPR-associated helicase Cas3' has translation MADYSISLKPVYSRLADSLPAGVRLPSNWPSLSWHQVKTYEAISDPAIDVVFNTAITGDGKSFAAYLKPLVENCYAMGLYPTNELARDQEKQIQGYIQQLKSPYEPRVNRLSGADLEIYAENEGLRKSAAIDTRAGQSEILLSNPDIFHYLHQGAYLTDKDSPDKLWGKIDKYFNLLIFDEFHIFQAPQIASVLNTMLLIKHTNRQNKFLFLSATPNDQLIEKLEIAGFRCRHIDPLKEGKYQFPESADQGKQLIQTGWRQILRDVSLHFISLEPAFQASENWLKENSQLVLAHFQQYPGSKGAIILNSIAAVKRLTPFFKELFKPHGLVVGENTGLSGSQEKASSLEADLVLGTSTIDVGVDFKINFLIFESADAGNFIQRLGRLGRHEGYERNGEKVTFENFTAYALAPNFLIERLFLGDNAPLEAEETYNRPFFNNQIEDKYRKINNFEGYYGRWGAVQSLLLCSKLGHKTIKQQYKDSHLAFRKACEEVFKTKLWGVAEKVKQWKEEWQDLSGNKTGNPVAEDASSFRGSSSLQCGIYDLTEPNEADRFKTYDLPGILSNLEIEVITKAEFMRLLEQTADRLGQPIPKGRYEYSLAFMKLRAYRQERLNWKFTYTGDLLPVADAWKVQVLTGIQVWQPENYWINDINKRLKKQGLVSYALSKPVTEVRPRLRLPMHFQIYPISDNYSIHDAGAPYSIAFGQSALLVDTLAGWLKCNGGEIWIA, from the coding sequence GTGGCAGATTACTCTATTTCTTTGAAGCCGGTTTATTCTCGCCTTGCTGACTCGCTGCCGGCGGGTGTGAGGCTGCCGAGTAATTGGCCTTCGCTTTCCTGGCATCAAGTGAAAACCTATGAAGCGATCAGCGATCCGGCGATTGACGTGGTATTTAATACAGCGATAACCGGCGATGGTAAGAGTTTTGCGGCTTATCTAAAACCCCTGGTTGAAAATTGCTATGCGATGGGGCTTTACCCAACAAACGAACTCGCCCGCGATCAGGAAAAGCAAATTCAGGGGTACATTCAACAATTGAAATCACCTTATGAACCGCGTGTAAACCGGCTCAGTGGGGCTGATTTGGAAATTTACGCAGAGAATGAAGGACTGAGGAAATCAGCGGCGATTGATACTCGTGCCGGCCAATCGGAAATTTTGCTATCGAATCCAGATATTTTTCACTACTTGCATCAAGGCGCTTACTTAACGGATAAAGACAGTCCTGATAAGCTTTGGGGGAAAATTGATAAATATTTTAATTTGCTGATTTTTGATGAATTTCATATTTTCCAAGCCCCACAAATTGCTAGTGTGCTTAATACCATGCTGCTAATTAAGCACACAAATAGGCAAAATAAATTTCTTTTTCTTTCAGCGACTCCCAATGATCAGCTTATCGAAAAATTAGAGATAGCTGGATTTCGCTGCCGGCACATCGATCCCTTGAAGGAAGGGAAATATCAGTTTCCAGAATCCGCCGATCAAGGCAAGCAATTAATACAAACCGGCTGGCGGCAAATCTTGCGGGATGTTTCTCTTCACTTCATCTCTCTAGAGCCGGCTTTTCAAGCTTCTGAAAATTGGCTGAAAGAAAACAGCCAGCTCGTTTTAGCTCATTTTCAACAGTATCCGGGTAGTAAAGGGGCAATTATCCTAAATTCAATTGCTGCGGTGAAGCGGCTTACTCCGTTTTTTAAAGAACTGTTCAAGCCTCATGGGTTGGTGGTTGGAGAAAACACCGGCTTATCGGGTAGCCAAGAAAAGGCAAGTTCCCTAGAGGCAGATTTAGTGTTAGGAACGAGTACGATTGATGTCGGGGTAGATTTTAAAATAAATTTTCTGATTTTTGAATCCGCAGATGCCGGCAACTTTATTCAAAGATTAGGCAGATTAGGCCGGCATGAGGGTTACGAACGCAATGGTGAAAAAGTCACGTTTGAGAATTTCACCGCCTACGCTTTGGCTCCAAACTTTTTGATAGAGCGTTTATTTCTGGGAGATAACGCACCTTTAGAAGCAGAGGAAACTTACAATCGGCCATTTTTTAACAATCAAATTGAAGACAAGTACCGCAAGATTAATAACTTTGAAGGATATTATGGCCGGTGGGGTGCGGTGCAATCGCTTCTGCTTTGCAGCAAGCTAGGACATAAGACTATCAAGCAACAGTATAAAGATAGCCACTTAGCCTTTCGCAAAGCTTGCGAAGAAGTCTTCAAAACAAAGCTTTGGGGTGTTGCAGAGAAAGTTAAGCAATGGAAAGAAGAATGGCAGGATTTATCAGGTAACAAAACCGGCAATCCCGTTGCTGAGGATGCTTCTAGTTTCAGGGGTTCGAGTTCGCTTCAGTGCGGAATTTACGATTTAACAGAACCGAATGAGGCAGATAGGTTTAAAACTTATGATTTACCGGGAATTTTGAGCAATTTGGAAATTGAAGTGATAACAAAAGCAGAGTTTATGCGGCTGTTGGAACAAACAGCCGATCGCCTCGGACAACCCATCCCCAAGGGACGCTACGAGTACAGTTTGGCATTTATGAAATTACGCGCCTACCGGCAAGAACGGTTGAACTGGAAGTTTACTTATACGGGTGATTTGCTGCCGGTGGCGGATGCGTGGAAAGTGCAAGTGCTCACCGGCATCCAAGTTTGGCAGCCTGAAAATTACTGGATTAACGACATTAATAAGCGGCTGAAAAAGCAGGGACTTGTGAGTTATGCACTCAGCAAGCCGGTGACTGAGGTGCGACCGCGTCTACGGTTGCCAATGCACTTTCAGATATATCCCATCAGCGATAACTACAGCATTCACGATGCCGGTGCGCCTTATTCCATCGCGTTTGGTCAATCGGCACTACTGGTTGATACGCTAGCCGGCTGGCTGAAATGCAACGGGGGTGAGATATGGATAGCTTAA
- the cas7d gene encoding type I-D CRISPR-associated protein Cas7/Csc2, whose translation MALLKTVDSKAFHVEIPYKPMGKYAHFLTVRVTESYPLFQTDGELNKARVRAGIQEAKPISRLTMFKRKQSTPERLVGRELLRNYGLMTAEDCEYNVKFAMNNPDCIIYGFAIGDSGSEKSKVVVDTAFSITGFDESHETFTLNAPYENGTMASKGEGDSKIGEVTSRINQQDHIKPQVFFPSIVTLKDPTEAGFLYVFNNILRTRHYGAQTTRTGRVRNELVGVIFSDGEITSNLRWTQAIYDQLQSEAKINSADPLNEDDAIAAARNTIQTLMSEEFIVHTDFLGEQFSPLLNEVKALTGSEAGVQAILQKADEEAKAYAKKHIKQKPEGEKTKAGKPGK comes from the coding sequence ATGGCTTTGCTAAAAACTGTTGATTCTAAAGCTTTTCATGTCGAAATTCCCTACAAACCAATGGGAAAATACGCTCACTTCTTGACTGTGCGCGTCACAGAATCTTACCCGCTGTTTCAAACGGACGGTGAATTAAATAAAGCGCGAGTGCGTGCCGGCATTCAAGAAGCCAAACCTATCAGCCGGCTCACCATGTTTAAGCGGAAACAATCCACGCCAGAGCGTTTAGTCGGTCGGGAATTGTTGCGTAATTACGGCTTGATGACAGCCGAAGACTGCGAATATAATGTTAAATTCGCTATGAATAATCCCGATTGCATTATTTACGGGTTTGCCATTGGTGACTCTGGTTCTGAGAAATCTAAGGTGGTTGTTGATACAGCGTTTTCAATCACAGGTTTTGATGAATCGCACGAAACTTTTACGCTCAATGCCCCTTATGAAAATGGGACAATGGCATCTAAAGGGGAAGGAGATTCAAAAATCGGTGAAGTAACTAGCCGAATTAACCAGCAAGATCACATTAAACCTCAAGTTTTCTTTCCCAGCATTGTCACTCTAAAAGATCCAACCGAAGCTGGCTTTTTATATGTTTTCAACAACATTCTTCGCACTCGTCATTATGGCGCACAAACAACCCGGACAGGTCGTGTGCGAAATGAATTGGTAGGAGTTATTTTTTCGGATGGGGAAATTACAAGTAACCTGCGCTGGACTCAGGCAATTTACGATCAGTTGCAAAGTGAAGCAAAAATCAACTCTGCCGATCCGCTGAATGAAGATGATGCGATAGCTGCTGCCAGAAATACAATTCAAACCTTAATGTCTGAGGAATTTATTGTGCATACAGATTTTTTGGGAGAGCAATTTTCTCCTCTGTTAAATGAAGTGAAAGCGCTCACCGGCAGTGAAGCCGGCGTTCAAGCGATTTTGCAAAAAGCCGATGAAGAAGCTAAAGCTTATGCGAAAAAACATATCAAGCAAAAGCCTGAAGGGGAGAAAACAAAGGCTGGCAAACCAGGGAAGTGA
- the cas1d gene encoding type I-D CRISPR-associated endonuclease Cas1d, translating into MGTLYITKEDVFIAKVDERLCVKLNKEILQDVPLIKVDGVVILGRATISPAAIIELLQRHIPLSYMTRSGRYLGRLEPEVTKNIFVRKAQWQAAGESEKAIQAVRAFVRGKLKNYRHVLLRSQRENSTLDLSKGIERIETAIAPINKTDSINSLRGLEGAGSAAYFGCFNRLIRADGFSFEARRRRPPTDPVNSLLSLGYALLRHDVQGAVNIVGFDPYLGYLHVERYGRPSLALDLMEEFRPVVDGVVLGAINKRVISPNDFTVEPLSGAVSLTPEGLRTFLRLYEQKKQSKFKHPVMAYQCTYREAFEIQSRLLAKYLMGEIEKYPPLMLK; encoded by the coding sequence ATGGGAACGCTCTACATTACGAAAGAAGATGTGTTTATCGCTAAGGTTGATGAGCGGTTGTGCGTGAAATTGAATAAGGAAATCCTACAGGATGTACCGCTAATTAAGGTTGATGGGGTGGTGATTTTGGGACGGGCGACAATTTCACCGGCAGCGATAATAGAATTGTTGCAACGGCATATTCCGCTTTCTTATATGACCAGGAGCGGACGTTATTTAGGCCGGCTGGAACCGGAAGTGACGAAGAATATTTTTGTTAGAAAAGCGCAGTGGCAGGCTGCGGGAGAGTCGGAAAAAGCAATTCAGGCGGTGCGGGCATTTGTGCGGGGAAAGTTGAAAAATTATCGCCATGTTTTGCTGAGATCCCAGCGAGAAAATTCTACTTTGGATTTGAGTAAGGGAATTGAGCGGATAGAAACAGCGATCGCACCGATTAATAAAACCGATTCGATTAATTCCTTACGGGGGTTAGAAGGTGCCGGCAGCGCCGCGTATTTTGGCTGTTTTAACCGGCTGATCCGGGCGGATGGGTTCAGTTTTGAAGCGCGACGCCGCCGCCCTCCCACTGATCCGGTGAATTCCCTGTTGAGTTTGGGATATGCTTTGCTGCGCCACGATGTGCAGGGGGCGGTGAATATTGTTGGGTTTGATCCGTATTTGGGATATTTGCACGTCGAACGCTATGGGCGTCCCTCTTTGGCGCTAGATTTGATGGAAGAATTTAGGCCGGTGGTGGATGGGGTGGTGCTGGGTGCGATCAACAAGCGTGTGATTTCCCCCAATGATTTTACCGTTGAACCGCTGAGTGGGGCAGTTTCTCTGACGCCTGAAGGGTTGCGGACGTTTTTGCGCCTGTATGAACAAAAGAAACAATCGAAATTTAAGCATCCGGTGATGGCTTACCAGTGTACTTATCGAGAGGCGTTTGAAATTCAATCTCGCTTACTGGCGAAGTACCTGATGGGAGAGATTGAGAAGTATCCGCCACTGATGTTGAAGTAG
- the cas6 gene encoding CRISPR-associated endoribonuclease Cas6, translating to MPHSLVLNLLPQSPISPQFLTGRHLHALFLTLVSAVDQQLGDSLHNEKSEKAFTLSPLQINGHQRLSHGISSLEWEYHKPIPAGTPCWWRVSLLDDTLFSRLTPLWLNLNPQQPWHLGPADLQITGILGTPRSSQPWANATTYAQLYEQASEVDRQIALTICSPAGFRQGQYDSALPTRECVFGSLLHRWNKYSGIEFSGEFLENVFPSFFDIRTEMVADSRSKFIGCLGEISYRILGDVEPQAIKQINALADFALYCGIGRKTPMGMGMIRRVGVHAKVRP from the coding sequence ATGCCTCACAGTCTTGTTCTGAACTTACTTCCTCAATCACCGATTTCCCCGCAATTCCTCACAGGCAGGCACCTGCACGCCCTATTTCTTACGCTTGTTAGCGCTGTCGATCAACAGCTTGGTGACAGTTTGCACAACGAAAAAAGTGAAAAAGCTTTCACCCTCAGTCCTTTGCAAATTAACGGACACCAGCGATTATCTCACGGGATTTCTTCTCTGGAATGGGAATATCATAAACCCATTCCCGCCGGCACTCCTTGTTGGTGGCGTGTTTCCCTATTAGATGATACTTTATTTAGCCGGCTGACTCCCTTGTGGCTAAATCTTAATCCTCAACAACCTTGGCACCTGGGACCGGCAGATTTACAGATCACCGGCATCCTCGGTACTCCCCGATCTTCTCAGCCTTGGGCAAATGCGACTACCTACGCTCAATTATACGAGCAAGCATCTGAGGTAGATCGCCAAATTGCCCTGACAATTTGTTCCCCAGCCGGCTTCCGTCAAGGACAGTATGATTCTGCTTTACCGACGCGAGAATGTGTTTTTGGTAGTCTTTTACACCGCTGGAATAAGTACAGTGGCATTGAGTTTTCTGGGGAATTTTTGGAAAACGTTTTTCCGAGTTTTTTCGATATTCGGACAGAAATGGTTGCGGATTCTCGGAGTAAATTTATCGGCTGTCTCGGAGAAATTAGCTATCGAATTTTAGGGGATGTAGAACCGCAAGCGATTAAGCAAATTAATGCGCTTGCAGATTTTGCACTTTATTGCGGAATTGGGCGAAAAACGCCGATGGGAATGGGAATGATCCGTCGGGTAGGGGTACACGCAAAAGTACGCCCCTAG
- the cas5d gene encoding type I-D CRISPR-associated protein Cas5/Csc1, giving the protein MAFIYRCQLELHDSLYFATREIGRLYETEPVIHNYALCYALGIVDSETYATTVAEEHSYRYFCPEQVPKYQEHLTPLNQAGIYITPARSLNHTAVLHTWKYANNNYHVEMEKTQKNIPSFGRAKEIAAESKFEFFVISRQKPLKFRRWIRLGKWASKAEVKVEETQEVNASKSEENFSFSFPLNPLDVMFSHQVLTYDTVNMPPVSLIQNVRMRGYFYRFNDKLKLPALMEYRFTA; this is encoded by the coding sequence ATGGCTTTTATTTACCGATGTCAATTAGAACTTCACGACAGCCTTTACTTTGCCACTCGTGAAATTGGCCGGCTTTATGAAACCGAGCCGGTGATTCACAACTACGCGCTGTGCTATGCGCTGGGAATTGTCGATAGCGAAACCTACGCGACTACTGTTGCTGAAGAACATTCTTATCGCTATTTTTGCCCAGAACAAGTTCCCAAATATCAGGAACACTTGACTCCGCTGAATCAAGCCGGCATTTATATCACTCCCGCTCGTTCTCTTAACCATACGGCAGTTTTGCATACCTGGAAATATGCCAACAATAACTATCATGTTGAGATGGAAAAAACTCAGAAGAATATTCCGAGTTTTGGACGTGCAAAAGAAATTGCAGCGGAGAGCAAGTTTGAGTTTTTTGTCATCAGCCGGCAAAAACCTCTGAAATTCCGTCGCTGGATTCGGTTGGGAAAGTGGGCGAGTAAGGCAGAAGTGAAAGTTGAGGAAACACAAGAGGTGAATGCCTCAAAATCTGAAGAAAATTTTTCCTTTTCTTTTCCGCTCAATCCCCTGGATGTGATGTTTTCTCATCAAGTTTTGACTTACGACACTGTGAATATGCCGCCGGTTAGTTTAATTCAAAATGTCAGAATGCGGGGATATTTTTACCGCTTTAATGACAAGCTAAAACTGCCGGCACTCATGGAATATCGCTTTACAGCTTAA
- the cas4 gene encoding CRISPR-associated protein Cas4 gives MNDLNEIPIAALNQFSYCAHRCWRMFCAGEFIDNHYTIEGTSLHQRVHTLGEGHRQEVWQVRAIWLKSERYQLIGKADLIEESEGCFYPVEYKRGQTGDWENDELQVCAQALCLEEMTGKTVERGYVYYTHSHQRVPVEITEEMRKMTVETIEAVRQLLETDTMPPAVYSQRCKGCSLYQQCLPQAVAKVSRYQEVS, from the coding sequence ATGAATGATTTGAATGAAATTCCAATTGCAGCGCTGAATCAATTTAGCTACTGCGCTCATCGCTGCTGGCGAATGTTTTGCGCCGGCGAATTTATTGATAACCATTACACGATTGAAGGAACGAGTTTACATCAGCGAGTTCACACCCTGGGAGAGGGACACCGGCAGGAAGTTTGGCAAGTGCGAGCAATTTGGTTGAAATCAGAACGCTATCAGTTAATTGGTAAGGCAGATTTGATTGAAGAAAGTGAGGGTTGCTTTTATCCGGTGGAGTACAAACGCGGGCAAACCGGCGATTGGGAAAATGATGAATTGCAAGTTTGCGCTCAAGCTTTGTGTTTGGAAGAAATGACCGGCAAGACGGTTGAACGGGGGTATGTTTACTACACGCACTCCCATCAAAGGGTGCCGGTGGAAATTACGGAAGAAATGCGAAAAATGACGGTGGAAACGATTGAGGCGGTGCGGCAATTGTTGGAAACCGACACAATGCCACCGGCAGTTTACTCCCAGCGCTGCAAGGGATGCAGTTTGTATCAGCAATGTTTGCCTCAAGCGGTGGCGAAGGTGAGCCGGTATCAGGAAGTGAGTTAA
- the cas2 gene encoding CRISPR-associated endonuclease Cas2, whose amino-acid sequence MFVLVSYDVSEDKRRTKIHKVLKSYGQWVQYSIFECDLTETQYARLRSRLAKLIKAPEDNIRFYFLCACCAGKVERIGGEPVRDTTVFFA is encoded by the coding sequence GTGTTTGTTCTAGTCTCCTATGATGTTTCTGAGGATAAGCGGCGCACCAAAATCCACAAGGTGCTGAAGTCTTACGGGCAATGGGTTCAGTATTCAATTTTTGAGTGTGATCTGACGGAGACACAGTATGCTAGGCTGCGTTCGCGTTTAGCTAAGTTGATTAAGGCACCGGAAGATAATATTCGATTTTATTTTCTGTGCGCTTGCTGTGCCGGCAAGGTGGAAAGGATCGGGGGCGAGCCGGTGAGGGATACAACTGTGTTTTTTGCTTGA